The Candidatus Thiodiazotropha endoloripes genome has a window encoding:
- the gluQRS gene encoding tRNA glutamyl-Q(34) synthetase GluQRS encodes MSRTTYRGRFAPSPTGKLHFGSLVAAVGSFLDARHHQGEWLVRIEDLDRTREVPGSAAEILSSLEAFALHWDGEVIYQSRRTERYAEVVEQLLAADLAYPCSCSRKEIRERAQIGPEGPIYPGTCRSGKKPGIATNSIRLVTQDRDILVEDRLQGIFRQNPGTEIGDFVIRRMDGYHAYQLAVVVDDAWQKITDVVRGADLLSSTPRQCYLQQLLGLEQPNYLHLPLAVDQSGRKLSKQDRDRPVEPKDPLNSLLSVLAFLQQPLPPEQPESPEALWQWAIPRWRTESLRSASSSGL; translated from the coding sequence ATGAGCCGTACTACCTATCGGGGGCGCTTTGCGCCATCACCGACAGGAAAACTCCATTTCGGTTCCCTGGTCGCTGCTGTTGGCAGCTTTCTCGATGCCCGTCATCACCAAGGTGAGTGGCTGGTGAGAATTGAAGACCTGGATCGTACCCGGGAAGTCCCCGGGTCCGCCGCGGAGATCCTCTCCAGCCTCGAGGCTTTCGCTCTGCACTGGGATGGAGAGGTGATCTATCAGAGCCGTCGCACGGAGCGCTATGCCGAAGTCGTTGAACAATTGCTTGCCGCTGACCTGGCCTATCCCTGCAGCTGCTCCCGTAAAGAGATACGTGAACGTGCTCAGATCGGCCCGGAAGGGCCGATCTACCCGGGAACCTGTCGATCCGGAAAAAAACCGGGTATAGCGACAAACAGCATCCGCCTGGTGACCCAGGACCGGGATATTCTGGTCGAAGACAGACTGCAGGGGATATTCCGGCAGAACCCTGGAACAGAGATCGGCGATTTCGTGATCAGACGGATGGATGGCTATCACGCCTACCAGCTGGCCGTGGTGGTGGATGATGCCTGGCAGAAAATTACCGATGTGGTGCGTGGTGCCGACCTGCTCAGCTCAACCCCCAGGCAGTGCTATCTGCAACAGCTGCTCGGCTTGGAGCAACCCAACTATCTACACCTGCCGCTGGCAGTCGATCAAAGTGGGCGTAAACTGAGCAAACAGGATCGGGACAGGCCGGTGGAGCCGAAAGATCCCCTGAACTCCCTGCTCAGTGTCCTTGCCTTCCTGCAACAGCCACTGCCTCCGGAGCAGCCGGAGAGCCCGGAAGCACTCTGGCAATGGGCGATTCCAAGATGGCGGACCGAGTCCCTGAGGAGCGCGAGCTCAAGCGGGCTCTGA
- the cysZ gene encoding sulfate transporter CysZ produces the protein MSSNPISGAGYLLEGLKLLFKPGIRPFVLIPLLINILVFSLLVWLGVDQFEQLMDRFLPDDESWLAWLRWLLWPLFAIAIILVVFYTFTVIANLIASPFNGLLAEKVELYLGGKLGDQPAGAKQIMKEVLPSILSELRKLLYFLLRAIPLLLLFLIPVINLAAPFLWILFSAWFLALEYGDYPMANHSLPFKEQHQRLKRVRMTSLAFGGGLTAMMMVPLLNFLAMPAGVAGATVFWHQQLQKLPKG, from the coding sequence ATGAGTAGCAACCCAATCTCCGGCGCCGGTTATCTGTTAGAAGGTTTAAAGTTACTTTTCAAACCGGGAATCAGACCCTTTGTTTTAATCCCACTACTCATCAATATTCTGGTATTCAGTCTGCTGGTCTGGTTGGGTGTCGATCAATTCGAGCAATTGATGGATCGTTTTCTGCCCGATGATGAGAGCTGGCTGGCCTGGCTTCGCTGGCTATTGTGGCCGCTTTTCGCGATCGCCATCATTTTGGTCGTTTTCTATACATTCACTGTAATTGCCAATCTGATTGCCTCGCCGTTCAACGGCCTGCTGGCGGAGAAAGTGGAACTCTATCTGGGTGGTAAACTTGGCGATCAACCCGCTGGCGCAAAACAGATCATGAAAGAGGTGTTACCCTCGATACTCTCTGAATTACGCAAACTCCTCTATTTTCTACTTCGCGCCATCCCCCTGTTGTTACTGTTTCTGATTCCGGTGATCAATCTGGCCGCCCCCTTTCTCTGGATACTTTTCAGCGCCTGGTTTCTTGCCCTGGAATATGGCGACTACCCGATGGCCAATCACAGCCTGCCTTTCAAGGAACAACATCAACGCTTAAAGCGGGTGCGGATGACCTCGCTCGCCTTTGGCGGTGGCTTGACCGCGATGATGATGGTTCCCCTGCTGAACTTTCTGGCCATGCCGGCAGGGGTGGCCGGCGCCACCGTATTCTGGCATCAGCAACTGCAAAAGTTGCCGAAAGGGTAG
- the yjgA gene encoding ribosome biogenesis factor YjgA, translating into MSWSEERAIDCGEDSIDIRDDELEQDEGPSKSEIKREMLALQKLGERLTGLSATQLGRMPLSDAMLAALAESKRIKSMNALRRHYRRLGKLLQQEDLDAIRQVVDELDNKHQASVAKFHNLERWRDRLIEGESEAFGAFLAEYQNADRQHLRQLIQAAKREQEKGGPPQAFRKLFKYLREVSGL; encoded by the coding sequence ATTTCGTGGTCAGAAGAGCGCGCAATTGATTGTGGAGAAGATAGCATCGACATTCGAGACGACGAACTAGAGCAGGACGAGGGGCCGAGCAAAAGCGAGATCAAGCGTGAAATGCTCGCCCTGCAGAAACTGGGGGAGCGGTTGACCGGTCTGTCAGCGACCCAGCTGGGCAGGATGCCACTGAGTGATGCCATGCTGGCTGCCCTGGCGGAGTCAAAACGGATCAAATCTATGAATGCCCTGCGCAGACACTACCGGCGTCTGGGCAAACTGTTGCAACAGGAAGATCTGGATGCGATCCGCCAGGTGGTGGATGAGCTGGACAATAAACATCAGGCATCGGTTGCAAAGTTTCACAATCTCGAGCGTTGGCGGGATCGCCTGATCGAGGGGGAGAGTGAGGCGTTTGGCGCTTTTCTGGCGGAGTATCAAAATGCCGACCGTCAACATCTTCGGCAGCTGATTCAAGCGGCCAAGCGGGAGCAGGAGAAGGGTGGTCCCCCTCAGGCCTTCCGCAAATTGTTCAAGTATCTGCGAGAAGTGTCCGGGCTATAG
- the dksA gene encoding RNA polymerase-binding protein DksA → MAQKKATAKGAGSFGIEPYEPAKGEEYMSEGQENHFRSILAAWKANLMQEVDRTVHHMQDEAANFPDPNDRATQESEFSLELRTRDRERKLIKKIDEALEQIDNKEYGYCESCGIEIGIRRLEARPTATLCIDCKTLDEIREKQMG, encoded by the coding sequence ATGGCCCAGAAGAAAGCCACAGCTAAAGGGGCTGGATCCTTCGGCATCGAGCCCTATGAACCCGCTAAGGGTGAAGAGTATATGAGTGAGGGGCAGGAGAACCATTTCCGCTCCATACTTGCTGCTTGGAAAGCCAATCTGATGCAGGAGGTCGACCGTACGGTTCACCATATGCAGGATGAGGCTGCCAATTTCCCTGACCCGAACGACCGCGCCACCCAGGAGTCTGAATTCAGTCTTGAGCTGCGTACGAGGGACCGGGAGAGAAAACTGATCAAGAAAATCGATGAAGCCTTGGAGCAGATCGATAACAAAGAGTATGGCTATTGCGAGTCCTGTGGCATCGAGATAGGTATCCGCCGACTGGAGGCCAGACCGACCGCCACCCTCTGCATCGACTGTAAGACTTTAGATGAGATTCGTGAAAAACAGATGGGGTGA
- a CDS encoding pyridoxal phosphate-dependent aminotransferase: MTEIARRMAQIAPFHVMDLLAKARQLEAQGRSIIHMEIGEPDYPTPEPVVAAAQEALSGGNVHYTPATGLPQLRQKIAAYYKSKYRVDVDPHQVIVTPGSSGALQLLMNVLINPGESVLMADPGYPCNRHFVSMVDGIPVGVPVGEETAYQLTAELVEQAWRDDTKAVLIASPSNPTGTLLAEAELRQLYDKVTELGGVLIVDEIYLGLTYGVDANTALDISSEICVISSFSKYFSMTGWRLGWMVAPEAMIDPLDRLAQNMFLSAPTLSQMAALSAFSPEVISILEQRRLAFQQRRDFLLPALRDLGFSLPVTPQGAFYLYAGCGEHASDSQKLAQQLLNEAGVAVTPGLDFGFNRPESYLRFAYTTAMDQLQEGVARIARFFA, translated from the coding sequence ATGACCGAGATCGCCAGGCGCATGGCGCAAATCGCGCCATTTCACGTGATGGATCTGCTGGCAAAAGCCCGTCAGCTGGAGGCTCAGGGCCGTTCGATCATACATATGGAGATCGGTGAACCCGATTATCCGACCCCGGAACCTGTGGTTGCGGCGGCACAGGAGGCCCTCAGCGGGGGCAATGTCCACTATACCCCGGCTACCGGCCTGCCGCAGTTACGTCAGAAGATTGCCGCCTACTACAAAAGTAAATATCGGGTCGATGTGGACCCGCACCAGGTGATCGTGACCCCCGGCTCATCTGGTGCGTTGCAGTTGTTGATGAATGTGCTGATCAATCCGGGGGAATCGGTTCTTATGGCCGATCCCGGATATCCCTGCAATCGCCATTTTGTATCGATGGTCGATGGGATACCCGTGGGTGTGCCGGTCGGGGAGGAGACGGCATACCAATTGACCGCCGAATTGGTGGAGCAGGCCTGGCGGGATGACACCAAAGCGGTTCTGATCGCCTCTCCCTCCAATCCCACCGGTACATTGCTGGCTGAAGCCGAGCTGCGACAGCTGTATGACAAGGTGACCGAATTGGGCGGTGTACTGATCGTTGACGAGATCTATCTGGGCCTGACCTACGGTGTTGACGCGAATACCGCCCTGGATATCAGTTCCGAGATCTGCGTGATCAGCAGTTTTTCAAAATATTTCTCAATGACCGGCTGGCGATTGGGTTGGATGGTTGCCCCCGAGGCGATGATCGATCCACTGGATCGTTTGGCTCAAAACATGTTTCTCTCCGCACCGACCCTGTCGCAGATGGCTGCCTTGAGTGCCTTTTCTCCAGAGGTGATTTCGATTCTGGAACAGCGGCGTCTGGCCTTTCAGCAGCGGCGGGATTTTCTGCTTCCGGCCTTGCGGGATCTGGGTTTCTCACTGCCGGTGACCCCCCAGGGGGCTTTCTATCTCTATGCCGGCTGTGGAGAGCACGCCAGTGACAGTCAAAAACTGGCCCAACAGCTGCTGAATGAGGCAGGTGTTGCCGTTACCCCCGGTCTCGATTTCGGTTTCAATCGGCCTGAATCCTATCTGAGATTCGCCTATACCACGGCAATGGATCAGCTGCAGGAAGGGGTGGCGCGGATCGCCCGCTTTTTTGCCTAG
- a CDS encoding HAD family hydrolase, with translation MADLEALIFDVDGTLADTERDGHRVAFNLAFKEAGLDWEWSVELYGKLLAVTGGKERIRHYLADYNTAFQGPAELDQFIAGLHAAKTEHYTRMLAEGMIPVRNGVKRLLQEAREQGLRLAIATTTTPANVSALLQHSLDPQAESWFEVIAAGDIVAEKKPAPDIYIWAMQQMKLQPQACMAFEDSHNGVQSASRASIDTILVTTNGYTVEDDFTGATLIIDQLGEPDQPFQRLNGSAGDFSYTNIEMLRALHGRGVK, from the coding sequence ATGGCTGATTTAGAGGCACTGATATTTGATGTGGACGGCACCCTTGCCGACACCGAGAGAGATGGGCATAGAGTCGCATTCAATCTGGCTTTCAAAGAGGCTGGACTGGACTGGGAGTGGTCTGTTGAGCTGTATGGAAAACTGCTTGCGGTAACCGGTGGCAAGGAGCGTATCCGCCACTATCTGGCAGACTACAATACCGCTTTTCAAGGTCCGGCGGAGCTGGATCAGTTCATAGCCGGACTGCATGCCGCAAAAACCGAGCACTACACCAGGATGCTAGCGGAGGGCATGATACCAGTGCGAAACGGTGTCAAAAGGTTACTGCAGGAGGCGAGAGAGCAGGGTTTGCGCCTGGCAATCGCCACCACCACCACACCGGCAAATGTCAGTGCACTGCTGCAACACAGTCTGGATCCGCAAGCGGAATCCTGGTTCGAAGTGATTGCGGCAGGCGATATTGTAGCGGAGAAAAAACCGGCACCGGATATCTATATATGGGCCATGCAGCAGATGAAGTTGCAGCCACAGGCCTGTATGGCGTTTGAGGATTCCCACAATGGGGTTCAATCGGCAAGTCGCGCCTCGATTGATACCATTCTGGTGACAACCAATGGCTATACCGTGGAGGATGATTTTACCGGCGCCACCCTGATCATCGACCAGCTGGGTGAACCTGATCAGCCTTTCCAGCGCCTGAATGGGAGTGCCGGTGATTTCAGTTACACCAATATCGAGATGCTGCGGGCGCTCCATGGCCGTGGTGTGAAATGA